A single window of Brevundimonas vitisensis DNA harbors:
- a CDS encoding 5'-methylthioadenosine/S-adenosylhomocysteine nucleosidase (Enables the cleavage of the glycosidic bond in both 5'-methylthioadenosine and S-adenosylhomocysteine), whose amino-acid sequence MSQGRLERYGDVSVLCVMAAPAEYGDHLKARIDPLMTGIGPVEAAVALTAALARLQAAGTLPDLIVSLGSCGSRSLDHAKVYQASSVAYRDMDASPLGFEPGVTPLLDRPAVMALPCPIPGVPRASLSTGANVVSGDAYDVVTAEMVDMETWALVRSAQTFDVPLVALRGVSDGRTKLTALEDWTSTLHHVDENLALALDRLIALLEESGLSAPEFSAHTDVSA is encoded by the coding sequence ATGAGTCAGGGACGGCTGGAGCGATACGGCGACGTTTCGGTCCTGTGCGTCATGGCGGCCCCGGCCGAATACGGTGATCATCTGAAGGCGCGCATCGACCCCTTGATGACCGGCATCGGTCCGGTGGAAGCGGCCGTCGCCCTGACCGCCGCCCTGGCCAGACTGCAGGCGGCGGGAACGCTGCCCGACCTGATCGTGTCCCTGGGATCCTGCGGATCGCGCAGCCTGGATCATGCCAAAGTCTATCAGGCGTCGTCGGTAGCCTACCGTGACATGGATGCCAGTCCGCTTGGGTTCGAGCCAGGCGTAACGCCCTTGCTGGACCGGCCCGCCGTCATGGCCCTGCCGTGCCCGATCCCGGGGGTGCCCAGGGCCAGCCTGTCGACCGGCGCAAACGTCGTTTCCGGTGATGCCTATGATGTTGTGACCGCCGAAATGGTGGACATGGAAACCTGGGCCCTGGTCCGGTCGGCCCAGACGTTTGACGTGCCCCTGGTCGCCCTGCGCGGCGTCTCCGATGGCCGGACGAAACTGACGGCGCTGGAAGACTGGACCTCGACCCTGCACCACGTCGATGAAAACCTGGCCCTGGCCCTCGACAGACTGATCGCTCTGCTGGAAGAGAGCGGCCTTTCCGCCCCCGAATTCTCTGCCCACACGGATGTCTCCGCATGA
- a CDS encoding RsmB/NOP family class I SAM-dependent RNA methyltransferase: protein MRDGGRIEAAIEVLTDVETRRVPARLALKAWGERSRFAGSKDRAFVSGLVLDALRRRRSLAWRMGDDSPRAAVLATLAWDWRWSVDRVAEAAADETHGPGALTPDETARLNDPITLDAAPDAVRGDYPDWLDTHMARVFGGTRGEAGQALAERAPVDLRINTLKTEPERAMKALAPLGVEPVEGMVTAARIPAPDPATRTGAVETIPAFGKGWFEVQDLGSQIAAACAGEIAGKQVMDFCAGGGGKTLALAAAMGNTGQLWAHDSDARRMADLIPRGRRAGVRNLQVRSPVEAEPLKGLDGRMDVVFVDAPCTGSGTWRRHPDTKWRISPEQLERRMAEQDTVLDQAAPLVKTGGRLVYVTCSLFAEENEDRIAAFLARAPGFGRVDPPADYSRWRTPDGFLRLSPKTAGTDGFFVAVLERAG, encoded by the coding sequence ATGCGCGACGGTGGACGCATAGAGGCAGCGATCGAGGTCCTTACCGATGTCGAGACGCGGCGGGTTCCGGCGCGGCTGGCGCTGAAGGCCTGGGGCGAGCGCTCGCGGTTCGCAGGATCGAAGGATCGCGCCTTCGTCTCCGGCCTGGTGCTGGATGCCCTGCGGCGCAGGCGATCTCTGGCTTGGCGGATGGGCGATGACAGCCCGCGGGCGGCGGTCCTGGCCACCCTGGCCTGGGATTGGCGCTGGTCCGTCGATCGGGTGGCCGAGGCGGCCGCCGACGAGACCCATGGTCCAGGGGCCCTGACGCCGGACGAGACCGCGCGTCTGAACGACCCGATCACACTCGACGCCGCGCCGGATGCCGTTCGCGGTGACTATCCCGATTGGCTGGATACGCACATGGCCCGCGTATTCGGCGGGACGCGCGGCGAGGCGGGGCAGGCCTTGGCCGAACGCGCACCGGTCGACTTGCGGATCAATACGCTGAAGACCGAGCCGGAGCGGGCCATGAAGGCCCTGGCCCCCCTGGGAGTCGAGCCGGTCGAAGGCATGGTGACGGCGGCCCGCATTCCGGCCCCCGATCCCGCCACCCGGACCGGGGCGGTCGAGACCATTCCCGCCTTTGGCAAGGGCTGGTTCGAGGTCCAGGACCTGGGCTCACAGATCGCGGCGGCCTGCGCGGGCGAGATCGCCGGCAAACAGGTGATGGATTTCTGTGCCGGGGGCGGAGGCAAGACCCTGGCCCTGGCCGCAGCCATGGGCAACACCGGCCAGCTTTGGGCCCATGACAGCGACGCGCGCCGCATGGCCGATCTGATCCCGCGCGGACGCCGGGCGGGGGTACGCAACCTGCAGGTCCGCTCGCCGGTCGAGGCCGAGCCGCTGAAGGGTCTGGACGGGCGGATGGACGTGGTCTTCGTCGATGCGCCCTGCACCGGCTCGGGCACCTGGCGCCGGCATCCCGACACCAAATGGCGGATCAGCCCCGAACAGCTGGAGCGTCGCATGGCCGAGCAGGACACCGTCCTGGATCAGGCCGCGCCCCTGGTGAAGACGGGCGGGCGTCTGGTCTATGTCACCTGTTCCCTGTTCGCCGAAGAGAACGAGGACCGGATCGCCGCCTTTCTGGCGCGCGCGCCGGGCTTCGGCCGCGTTGACCCGCCTGCCGATTATTCGCGGTGGCGCACGCCGGACGGCTTCCTGCGGCTGTCGCCCAAGACGGCCGGGACGGACGGCTTCTTCGTGGCGGTGCTGGAGCGGGCCGGATGA
- the metG gene encoding methionine--tRNA ligase: protein MARILITSALPYINGIKHLGNLAGSMLPADVYARFKRARGDEVLYICATDEHGTPAELAAAAAGQDVRTYCDEQHQIQKAAGEAFGLSYDWFGRSSSDANRALTQHFAAALEANGYIEERVDRMIYSIDDARFLPDRYVEGTCPHCGHVGARGDQCDNCGRLLDPTDLIDPYSSVSGSRNLEVRDTRHLYLLQTRLEQPIRDWIDGRQGWQTLAKSIALKHLDEGLIDRGITRDLKWGVPVVAPDGGPRPGMEGKVFYVWFDAPIEYIGATQELADANGRTWRDWWRTDEGAGDVRYVQFMGKDNVAFHTVSFPATILGSGEPWKTVDTLKAFNWLNWYGGKFSTSQKRGVFMDQALEILPADYWRWHLTAYGPEGSDAAFTWEQFQSTTNKDLADVLGNFVNRIVKFTESKFDGVVPDGGEVGPLEADLARDMSAGIAEATAAFEAMEFRKACVALRAVWVLGNEYLQVAAPWTVFKTDPVQAAASVRTALNLVALFARLAAPVIPSSAARIAASVGVDDLSWPEASGPLLDLLPRGQKVQATEVLFRKIEDAQVTEWAERFGGAEA, encoded by the coding sequence ATGGCCCGCATCCTCATCACCTCGGCTTTGCCCTACATCAACGGCATCAAGCACCTGGGGAATCTGGCGGGCTCCATGCTGCCTGCGGATGTCTATGCGCGGTTCAAGCGCGCCCGCGGCGATGAGGTGCTCTACATCTGCGCCACCGATGAGCACGGCACCCCGGCAGAGCTGGCCGCTGCCGCCGCTGGTCAGGACGTGCGCACCTATTGCGATGAGCAACATCAGATTCAGAAGGCGGCAGGCGAGGCGTTCGGCCTTTCCTATGACTGGTTCGGACGGTCCTCCAGTGACGCCAACCGCGCCCTGACCCAGCATTTCGCCGCCGCCCTGGAAGCCAATGGCTATATCGAGGAGCGGGTTGATCGGATGATCTATTCGATCGACGACGCCCGCTTCCTGCCTGACCGTTATGTCGAAGGGACCTGCCCCCACTGTGGCCATGTCGGGGCGCGGGGTGACCAGTGCGACAACTGTGGGCGGCTGTTGGATCCGACCGACCTGATCGATCCCTATTCGTCGGTGTCGGGCAGCCGGAACCTGGAGGTTCGGGACACCCGCCACCTGTATTTGCTGCAGACCCGCCTGGAGCAGCCGATTCGCGACTGGATCGACGGCCGCCAGGGCTGGCAGACCTTGGCCAAATCCATTGCCCTGAAACATCTGGACGAGGGCCTGATTGATCGGGGAATCACCCGCGATCTGAAATGGGGCGTGCCGGTGGTCGCACCGGATGGCGGCCCGCGCCCGGGGATGGAGGGCAAGGTCTTCTATGTCTGGTTCGACGCTCCCATCGAATACATCGGTGCCACCCAGGAATTGGCCGATGCCAATGGCCGGACCTGGCGCGATTGGTGGCGCACGGACGAGGGGGCGGGCGACGTCCGCTATGTCCAGTTCATGGGCAAGGACAATGTGGCCTTCCACACCGTCAGCTTCCCCGCCACGATCCTGGGCAGCGGCGAACCGTGGAAGACGGTGGATACGCTCAAGGCATTCAACTGGCTGAACTGGTACGGCGGCAAGTTCTCGACCAGCCAGAAGCGCGGCGTCTTCATGGACCAGGCGCTGGAGATCCTGCCCGCAGACTACTGGCGCTGGCATCTGACCGCCTATGGGCCGGAGGGGTCGGACGCCGCCTTCACCTGGGAACAGTTCCAGTCGACGACCAACAAGGACCTGGCCGATGTGCTGGGTAATTTCGTCAACCGGATCGTGAAATTCACCGAGTCAAAGTTCGACGGCGTCGTTCCTGATGGGGGCGAAGTCGGGCCGCTCGAGGCCGATCTGGCGCGCGATATGTCTGCCGGCATCGCCGAGGCGACGGCCGCTTTCGAGGCCATGGAGTTCCGCAAGGCCTGCGTCGCTCTGCGGGCGGTGTGGGTCCTGGGCAATGAGTATCTGCAGGTCGCGGCCCCCTGGACGGTGTTCAAGACCGATCCGGTCCAGGCGGCCGCTTCGGTCCGCACCGCCCTGAATCTGGTCGCGCTGTTTGCTCGTCTGGCCGCCCCGGTCATTCCGTCATCGGCGGCACGAATCGCCGCCAGCGTCGGGGTTGACGATCTTTCCTGGCCTGAGGCGAGTGGTCCTCTGCTCGACCTTCTGCCGCGGGGTCAAAAGGTTCAGGCGACCGAAGTCCTGTTCCGCAAGATCGAGGATGCTCAGGTCACGGAATGGGCTGAGCGTTTCGGAGGGGCTGAGGCCTAG
- a CDS encoding MATE family efflux transporter, whose product MIPSSATRSTLRDLLTLAWPVVLARIGIMTMGLTDAIVVGNHSGEELAFHALAWAPTSIVITTAVGLMMGVQVMTARLLGEGRRAEVGAVFRRGVAYSLQIGLVSMVALILLGPWAMRNLGLADGLGEGASPALIVFALSMPAYLISVAAQFFLEALGRPKPGMWAMWIANGVNLGLNLLLVPDLLGIGQSGAVASAWATFGARTALAAFLVVYILRLPEARSLGVFARPARDRPAEREQRKIGYGAGSSYFIEVGAFAAMTFIAGRLGAVETTAWTIVLNISAIVFMVPMGLSAATAVLVGRAYGARDRAAVLRAGLVGIGVVAGLATLIAILVWPTASLLTQAYNRDPVLVAVAAPALALATLFFVADAIQVVAASANRAAGDIWWPTILHFVAYSAIMMPLGWWLAQEIGVDGLVWAVIIASLVSATLLTGRFVRVTRRLA is encoded by the coding sequence ATGATTCCTTCTTCTGCGACGCGATCGACGCTGCGCGATCTGCTGACCTTGGCCTGGCCTGTGGTGCTGGCGCGCATCGGCATCATGACCATGGGCCTGACCGACGCCATCGTGGTGGGCAACCATTCGGGCGAGGAACTGGCCTTTCACGCCCTGGCCTGGGCTCCGACCTCGATCGTCATCACCACTGCGGTCGGTCTGATGATGGGCGTTCAGGTGATGACCGCCCGTCTGCTGGGTGAGGGACGCCGGGCTGAGGTTGGTGCCGTATTCCGGCGCGGCGTCGCCTATTCCCTGCAGATCGGCCTGGTTTCCATGGTCGCTCTGATCCTGCTGGGCCCGTGGGCCATGCGGAACCTCGGGCTGGCCGACGGCCTGGGCGAAGGGGCCAGTCCGGCCCTGATCGTCTTTGCCCTGTCCATGCCCGCCTATCTGATCAGCGTGGCAGCCCAGTTCTTTCTGGAAGCCCTGGGTCGACCCAAGCCCGGCATGTGGGCCATGTGGATCGCCAACGGTGTGAATCTGGGGCTCAATCTGCTGCTGGTGCCTGACCTTCTGGGCATCGGGCAGTCCGGTGCCGTGGCCTCTGCCTGGGCGACCTTCGGTGCGCGGACAGCCCTGGCGGCATTCCTGGTCGTCTATATCCTGCGACTGCCGGAGGCCCGGTCGCTTGGCGTGTTCGCCCGTCCGGCGCGCGATCGTCCGGCTGAGCGGGAACAGCGCAAGATCGGCTATGGGGCCGGGTCCAGCTATTTCATCGAGGTCGGGGCCTTTGCCGCCATGACCTTCATCGCCGGCCGGCTGGGTGCTGTCGAGACGACGGCCTGGACCATTGTGCTGAACATCTCGGCCATTGTGTTCATGGTGCCCATGGGGCTGTCGGCCGCCACGGCCGTACTGGTCGGACGTGCCTATGGCGCACGCGATCGAGCGGCGGTGCTGAGGGCAGGACTGGTCGGGATCGGGGTGGTGGCGGGTCTGGCGACCCTTATCGCCATCCTCGTCTGGCCGACGGCCAGTTTGCTGACCCAGGCCTATAATCGCGACCCTGTGCTGGTGGCGGTGGCAGCACCGGCGCTCGCCTTGGCAACCCTGTTTTTCGTGGCCGATGCGATCCAGGTCGTGGCAGCCTCGGCCAATCGGGCGGCGGGCGACATATGGTGGCCGACGATTCTGCACTTCGTCGCCTATTCGGCGATCATGATGCCGTTGGGCTGGTGGCTGGCGCAGGAGATAGGCGTGGACGGCCTGGTCTGGGCCGTCATCATAGCCAGCCTGGTCTCGGCGACCTTGCTGACCGGGCGGTTCGTGCGGGTGACCCGCCGATTGGCCTGA
- the guaA gene encoding glutamine-hydrolyzing GMP synthase encodes MTETDHQKVLIVDFGSQVTQLIARRLREANVYCEIHPHAKAEAALAGMKPAAIILSGGPESVHEEGSPRAPQAVFEAGVPVLGICYGEMTMCEQLGGKVEGGHTREFGRAEITVEKASPLLEGLAPVGEEETVWMSHGDKIVAIPEGFDVVASSAGSPYAVIADENRRFYGVQFHPEVMHTPRGHQMLTNFTHRIAGLKGDWTMAAYRDEKIAQIREQVGDAKVICGLSGGVDSSVAAVLIHEAIGDQLTCVFVDTGLLRKDEAKQVTTLFREYYNIPLIHVDASAEFLGALAGQSDPETKRKTIGRVFIEVFDREAAKIDGAEFLAQGTLYPDVIESVSSSSGKAHVIKSHHNVGGLPDYMKLKLVEPLRELFKDEVRALGRELGLSDAFVGRHPFPGPGLAIRIPGEITPDAVETLQQADAIYLDEIRKAGLYDKIWQAFAVLLPVKTVGVMGDARTYEKVLALRAVSSTDGMTADFFEFPWDVLGKTATRIVNEVRGVNRVVYDVTSKPPGTIEWE; translated from the coding sequence ATGACCGAAACCGATCACCAAAAAGTCCTGATCGTCGACTTCGGCAGTCAGGTGACTCAACTGATCGCCCGCCGTCTGCGCGAGGCCAATGTCTATTGCGAGATTCATCCCCATGCGAAGGCCGAGGCGGCGCTGGCGGGAATGAAGCCGGCGGCCATCATCCTGTCGGGCGGTCCCGAAAGCGTCCACGAAGAGGGCAGCCCCCGCGCGCCCCAGGCCGTCTTCGAGGCGGGCGTGCCGGTGCTGGGCATCTGCTACGGCGAAATGACCATGTGCGAGCAGCTGGGCGGCAAGGTCGAGGGCGGTCACACTCGCGAGTTCGGCCGGGCAGAAATCACCGTCGAAAAGGCGTCTCCGCTACTGGAGGGCCTGGCACCGGTCGGTGAGGAAGAGACCGTCTGGATGAGCCATGGCGACAAGATCGTCGCCATTCCCGAAGGCTTCGATGTCGTCGCCTCTTCGGCCGGCTCGCCCTATGCGGTAATCGCCGATGAGAACCGCCGCTTCTACGGTGTGCAGTTCCACCCCGAGGTGATGCACACGCCCCGGGGCCACCAGATGCTGACGAACTTCACGCATCGGATCGCCGGGCTGAAGGGCGACTGGACCATGGCCGCCTATCGCGACGAAAAGATCGCGCAGATCCGCGAACAGGTCGGCGACGCCAAGGTTATCTGCGGTCTGTCCGGCGGGGTGGATTCCTCCGTCGCGGCCGTGCTGATCCATGAGGCGATCGGTGATCAGCTGACGTGTGTCTTCGTCGACACCGGCCTGTTGCGCAAGGACGAGGCCAAACAGGTCACGACCCTGTTCCGAGAGTACTACAACATCCCGCTGATCCACGTGGACGCCTCGGCCGAGTTCCTGGGGGCCTTGGCCGGCCAGTCGGACCCGGAGACCAAACGCAAGACGATCGGCCGGGTTTTCATCGAGGTGTTCGACCGCGAGGCGGCCAAGATCGATGGCGCCGAATTCCTGGCCCAGGGCACGCTCTATCCCGACGTGATCGAGAGCGTATCGTCCTCCAGCGGCAAGGCTCATGTCATCAAGAGCCACCACAACGTCGGTGGTCTGCCCGACTATATGAAGCTGAAGCTGGTCGAGCCGCTGCGTGAGCTGTTCAAGGATGAGGTCCGGGCTCTTGGCCGCGAACTGGGGCTGAGCGACGCCTTCGTCGGCCGTCATCCCTTCCCGGGGCCGGGGCTGGCTATCCGTATCCCCGGCGAAATCACGCCCGATGCCGTCGAAACCCTGCAACAGGCCGATGCCATCTATCTGGACGAAATCCGCAAGGCCGGTCTCTACGACAAGATCTGGCAGGCCTTCGCCGTCCTGCTGCCGGTCAAGACCGTCGGCGTCATGGGCGACGCGCGGACCTATGAGAAGGTGCTGGCGCTGCGGGCCGTGTCATCGACCGACGGTATGACGGCGGACTTCTTCGAGTTCCCTTGGGACGTCCTGGGCAAGACGGCCACGCGAATCGTCAACGAGGTCCGGGGTGTGAACCGCGTCGTCTATGACGTGACCTCCAAGCCGCCGGGAACCATCGAGTGGGAATAG
- the tuf gene encoding elongation factor Tu, with protein MAKEKFERTKPHCNIGTIGHVDHGKTTLTAAITMTLAKAGGAKAMNYADIDAAPEEKARGITINTAHVEYETENRHYAHVDCPGHADYVKNMITGAAQMDGAILVVSAADGPMPQTREHILLARQVGVPALVVYMNKVDLVDDAELLELVEMEIRELLSSYQFPGDEIPITAGSAKAATDGVNPEIGEQSVLKLMETVDAYIPQPERPVDLPFLMPVEDVFSISGRGTVVTGRVERGIVKVGEEVEIVGIRPVQKTTCTGVEMFRKLLDQGQAGDNVGVLLRGTKREDVERGQVLCKPGSITPHTKFLAEAYILTKEEGGRHTPFFTNYRPQFYFRTTDVTGIVTLKEGVEMIMPGDNAELNVELITPIAMEEKLRFAIREGGRTVGAGVVAKILA; from the coding sequence ATGGCCAAGGAAAAGTTTGAGCGGACTAAGCCGCACTGCAACATCGGCACGATTGGTCACGTTGACCACGGCAAGACGACGCTGACGGCGGCGATCACGATGACGCTGGCGAAGGCCGGTGGTGCCAAGGCGATGAACTATGCGGACATCGACGCTGCGCCGGAAGAGAAGGCGCGGGGCATCACGATCAACACGGCGCACGTGGAATATGAGACGGAGAACCGTCACTATGCTCACGTCGACTGCCCTGGCCACGCCGACTATGTGAAGAACATGATCACGGGCGCGGCGCAGATGGACGGCGCGATCCTGGTGGTTTCGGCCGCTGACGGCCCGATGCCGCAGACGCGCGAGCACATCCTGCTGGCCCGTCAGGTCGGCGTGCCGGCGCTGGTCGTGTACATGAACAAGGTGGATCTGGTCGACGACGCCGAGTTGCTTGAGCTGGTCGAGATGGAGATCCGCGAGCTGCTGTCGAGCTACCAGTTCCCGGGCGACGAGATTCCGATCACGGCGGGTTCGGCCAAGGCCGCGACCGACGGCGTGAATCCGGAGATCGGCGAGCAGTCGGTTCTGAAGCTGATGGAGACGGTGGACGCCTACATCCCGCAGCCGGAGCGTCCGGTGGACCTGCCGTTCCTGATGCCGGTGGAAGACGTGTTCTCGATCTCGGGTCGCGGCACCGTGGTGACGGGCCGGGTCGAGCGCGGCATCGTCAAGGTCGGCGAGGAAGTCGAGATCGTGGGCATCCGTCCGGTTCAGAAGACGACCTGCACGGGCGTGGAAATGTTCCGCAAGCTGCTGGACCAGGGCCAGGCGGGCGACAACGTGGGCGTGCTGCTGCGCGGCACCAAGCGTGAAGACGTCGAGCGCGGTCAGGTTCTGTGCAAGCCCGGTTCGATCACGCCGCACACCAAGTTCCTGGCCGAGGCCTACATCCTGACCAAGGAAGAGGGTGGCCGTCACACGCCGTTCTTCACCAACTACCGCCCGCAGTTCTACTTCCGCACGACGGACGTGACCGGCATCGTGACGCTGAAGGAAGGCGTCGAGATGATCATGCCGGGCGACAACGCCGAGCTGAACGTCGAGCTGATCACCCCGATCGCGATGGAAGAGAAGCTGCGCTTCGCCATCCGTGAAGGCGGCCGCACCGTCGGCGCCGGCGTCGTGGCCAAGATCCTGGCCTGA
- a CDS encoding TerC family protein: MEFADLFSADALAALGQVLMIDLVLAGDNAVAVGLAAAALPAEQRRKAILIGLAAAVVMRIGFALITVQLLAIVGLLLAGGVLLMWVCWKMWRELREQATHDQAEAEAELELAMQIEHGKGPSPEELGIKRKTFGAALLQIMIADVTMSLDNVLAVAGAAHDHPWIMVFGLVLSIGLMGVAATFIAKLLTKHRWIGYVGLVIVLYVALHMIWDGYRSVVVRTGNLESHNAAAPGFLDISEEEAAKHLKGVRTEDSTLPAPPTPQPSAATASPPAQPVTPAPAS; encoded by the coding sequence ATGGAATTCGCAGACCTCTTCTCCGCCGACGCACTGGCCGCTCTGGGCCAGGTGCTGATGATCGATCTCGTGCTTGCCGGTGACAACGCCGTGGCGGTCGGCCTGGCGGCGGCCGCCCTGCCGGCCGAACAGCGGCGCAAAGCCATCCTGATCGGCCTGGCCGCAGCGGTCGTGATGCGAATCGGTTTTGCCCTGATCACGGTCCAGCTGCTGGCCATTGTCGGCCTGCTGTTGGCCGGTGGCGTCCTGCTGATGTGGGTCTGCTGGAAAATGTGGCGCGAGCTGCGCGAACAGGCCACCCACGATCAGGCCGAGGCTGAAGCCGAGCTGGAACTGGCCATGCAGATCGAGCACGGCAAGGGCCCCTCACCCGAGGAATTGGGCATCAAGCGCAAGACCTTTGGCGCGGCCCTGCTGCAGATCATGATCGCCGACGTGACCATGTCGCTGGACAACGTCCTGGCGGTTGCCGGTGCCGCCCATGACCACCCGTGGATCATGGTGTTCGGCCTGGTGCTGTCCATCGGCCTGATGGGTGTGGCAGCGACCTTCATCGCCAAGCTGCTGACCAAGCATCGCTGGATCGGCTACGTCGGTCTGGTCATCGTCCTCTATGTCGCCTTGCACATGATCTGGGACGGCTATCGCTCGGTGGTCGTGCGAACCGGCAATCTGGAATCGCACAATGCGGCCGCGCCGGGCTTCCTGGACATCAGTGAAGAAGAGGCGGCCAAGCACCTGAAGGGCGTCCGCACCGAGGACAGCACCCTGCCCGCCCCGCCGACGCCGCAGCCGTCGGCGGCCACCGCCTCGCCCCCGGCTCAGCCGGTCACCCCCGCTCCCGCGTCCTGA
- a CDS encoding rhodanese-like domain-containing protein, with the protein MTVLSVSVEQAAAWLEAGEAVMVDVREVDEHAAMRIDGVILAPLSRMPAALDGLDLPTDRKIIMQCAKGGRSAQVCAYLQGTGPQGQAVYNLTGGIAAWQAAGLPVVGG; encoded by the coding sequence ATGACCGTGCTGTCGGTCTCGGTCGAGCAAGCGGCGGCGTGGCTGGAGGCCGGAGAGGCCGTCATGGTCGATGTGCGCGAGGTCGACGAGCACGCTGCGATGCGAATCGATGGCGTGATCCTCGCCCCGCTCAGCCGTATGCCCGCGGCCTTGGACGGCCTGGACCTGCCTACCGATCGAAAGATCATCATGCAGTGCGCCAAGGGCGGACGCAGCGCCCAGGTCTGCGCCTATCTGCAAGGCACGGGGCCTCAGGGTCAGGCCGTCTATAATCTGACCGGCGGGATCGCGGCCTGGCAGGCCGCGGGCCTGCCCGTCGTCGGCGGCTAG
- the rlmB gene encoding 23S rRNA (guanosine(2251)-2'-O)-methyltransferase RlmB — MSQNRERNDRKGGKKQPFSARTSKASDTPRPGGWNPNPPPKSFADSRPRPPARGKVDADNLIWGRHPVLAALANPARKGMGRLMATPDRAAEIERDGLAPHGHAVEVMEAQALDRIVPVGAVHQGLVFKVAPLEGVGLEDFAEPASGIIVMLDQLTDPQNVGAIFRSALAFGARGIVVQDRHSPALAGALAKAAAGATERLPCARVTNLSRALERLADLGWRAVGLDGAAEETLDQALDHQPTVLVMGSEGDGIRRLVAEHCDALAQIPMPGGFESLNVSNAAAVALYEAAKKQTP, encoded by the coding sequence GTGTCGCAAAATCGAGAACGCAACGACCGCAAGGGGGGCAAGAAGCAGCCTTTTTCTGCGCGCACCAGCAAGGCTTCGGATACGCCCAGGCCGGGCGGCTGGAACCCCAATCCCCCGCCCAAGTCGTTCGCCGACAGCAGGCCCCGCCCGCCAGCACGCGGAAAGGTGGATGCCGACAATCTTATATGGGGACGTCATCCTGTCCTGGCGGCGCTGGCCAATCCGGCCCGCAAGGGCATGGGTCGCCTGATGGCCACGCCGGATCGCGCCGCCGAGATAGAGCGCGACGGCCTGGCCCCCCATGGCCATGCGGTCGAGGTGATGGAGGCTCAGGCTCTGGACCGGATCGTGCCGGTCGGCGCCGTCCATCAGGGCCTGGTATTCAAGGTCGCCCCGCTGGAAGGCGTCGGACTAGAGGATTTCGCTGAGCCGGCCAGCGGCATCATCGTCATGCTGGACCAGCTGACCGATCCCCAGAATGTCGGGGCCATCTTCCGCTCAGCCCTAGCCTTCGGAGCCAGGGGGATCGTGGTCCAGGACCGGCATTCGCCTGCCCTGGCCGGTGCCCTGGCCAAGGCGGCTGCCGGCGCGACCGAGCGCCTGCCCTGCGCGCGCGTCACCAACCTCAGCCGCGCGCTGGAACGACTGGCCGACCTGGGGTGGCGTGCCGTCGGGCTGGACGGCGCGGCCGAGGAAACGCTGGATCAGGCCCTGGATCATCAGCCGACGGTCCTGGTCATGGGGTCCGAGGGCGACGGCATCCGCCGCCTGGTGGCCGAGCATTGCGATGCCTTGGCGCAAATCCCCATGCCTGGCGGCTTCGAGAGCCTGAACGTCTCAAACGCAGCCGCTGTGGCACTCTATGAGGCCGCCAAAAAGCAGACCCCCTGA